The following proteins come from a genomic window of Methylorubrum populi:
- a CDS encoding enoyl-CoA hydratase, with protein sequence MNADAETASTDELLFAVDAEGIARITLNRPKARNALTFAMYRGLVELCERIEADRAVKAVIITGAGDKAFAAGTDIAQFRSFSKPEDAIGYERFMDRVLGGLERLRVPTIAAIAGACTGGGAAIAAACDMRIASRDARFGFPIARTLGNCLSQNTLRRLANLIGGPRVKDILFTARLVEAQEALAIGFVNEVVEDATAVAARADALAALLASHAPLTLQATKEGLRRIAEEGAPEPGEGERPGDDLILMTYMSEDFREGMEAFLGKRPPNFKGR encoded by the coding sequence ATGAACGCCGACGCCGAGACCGCCTCGACCGACGAACTGCTCTTCGCGGTGGACGCGGAGGGCATCGCCCGCATCACGCTCAACCGGCCGAAGGCGCGCAACGCCCTGACCTTCGCCATGTATCGCGGGCTGGTCGAACTGTGCGAGCGGATCGAGGCGGATCGCGCGGTCAAGGCGGTGATCATCACCGGCGCCGGCGACAAGGCGTTCGCGGCCGGCACCGACATCGCCCAGTTCCGCAGCTTCAGCAAACCGGAGGACGCCATCGGCTACGAGCGCTTCATGGACCGGGTGCTCGGAGGGCTGGAGCGGCTGCGGGTACCGACCATCGCGGCGATCGCCGGGGCCTGCACCGGCGGCGGCGCGGCCATCGCCGCCGCCTGCGACATGCGCATCGCCAGCCGTGACGCCCGCTTCGGCTTTCCGATCGCCCGGACGCTCGGCAATTGCCTGTCGCAGAACACCCTGCGGCGCCTCGCGAATCTCATCGGCGGTCCTCGTGTGAAGGACATCCTGTTCACCGCCCGGCTCGTTGAGGCGCAGGAGGCGCTGGCGATCGGCTTCGTCAACGAGGTGGTGGAGGATGCCACCGCCGTCGCGGCCCGCGCCGACGCGCTCGCCGCCCTGCTCGCGAGCCACGCGCCGCTCACCCTTCAGGCGACCAAGGAAGGGCTTCGCCGCATCGCCGAGGAAGGCGCGCCGGAGCCCGGCGAGGGCGAACGGCCCGGCGACGACCTGATCCTGATGACCTACATGAGCGAGGACTTCCGCGAGGGTATGGAAGCCTTCCTCGGAAAGCGTCCGCCGAACTTCAAGGGGCGATAG
- a CDS encoding GntR family transcriptional regulator gives MNRIEPSIGISRRYLHDEVADRMRELINEGELEPRARVNESELTERFGISRTPLREAIKILATEGLLELLPNRGARVASISRNELEEMIEVIAGLEATACELACRSVTEEELTAIEAMHRDMVAAWQGRDEANYFRLNREIHEAIMLASRNSKLRSLYLGLTGRIQRSRYSAHQTEAQWAQAVEEHERMIPLLRARDADGLAALMRRHIRAKKPVIAAMYGEEGN, from the coding sequence ATGAATAGAATTGAGCCCAGTATCGGGATCAGCCGCCGCTACCTTCACGACGAGGTGGCGGACCGGATGCGTGAACTGATCAATGAGGGCGAACTGGAGCCGCGCGCGCGCGTCAACGAAAGCGAGCTGACCGAACGGTTCGGGATTTCCCGCACGCCCCTGCGCGAAGCGATCAAGATCCTCGCGACGGAAGGGCTGCTGGAACTGCTGCCCAACCGCGGGGCGCGCGTCGCGAGCATCTCGCGCAACGAGCTCGAGGAGATGATCGAGGTCATCGCTGGGCTGGAGGCGACGGCCTGCGAACTCGCCTGCCGGTCGGTGACCGAGGAGGAGCTGACCGCGATCGAGGCGATGCATCGCGACATGGTAGCGGCGTGGCAGGGGCGCGACGAGGCGAACTACTTCCGCCTCAACCGCGAGATTCACGAAGCCATCATGCTGGCGAGCCGCAACAGCAAGTTGCGCAGCCTCTATCTCGGCCTCACCGGCCGCATCCAGCGCTCCCGCTACAGCGCGCACCAGACCGAGGCGCAATGGGCGCAGGCGGTCGAGGAGCACGAGCGCATGATCCCGCTGCTGCGCGCCCGCGACGCCGACGGCCTCGCCGCCCTGATGCGTCGGCATATCCGGGCGAAGAAGCCGGTGATCGCGGCGATGTACGGCGAGGAGGGGAACTGA